The following are encoded together in the Equus przewalskii isolate Varuska chromosome 14, EquPr2, whole genome shotgun sequence genome:
- the LOC103542334 gene encoding transcription factor Spi-C-like has protein sequence MACVEQDKLGQAFEDAFEVLRQHSTGDLQYPPDLLDYKNYLAFINHCHVRGNSSCCAVLPVEEPVYNWRTVINSAADLYFEGNIHQSLQNIPENQLVQPAVLQQKGGKGRKKLRLFDYLHESLCNPEMASCIQWVDENRGIFQFISKNKEKLAQLWGKRKGNRKTMTYQKMARALRNYERTGEITKIRRKLTYQFSEAILQRLSPSYFLEKEIFYSQYVQPDQGHLSLNNWNANYNYTYANYPELGHPDC, from the exons ATGGCTTGTGTTGAACAAGACAAGCTGGGACAAGCATTTGAAGATGCTTTTGAGGTACTGAGGCAACATTCAACCGGAGATCTTCAGTACCCCCCAGACCT TCTAGATTACAAAAATTACCTGGCCTTCATCAACCACTGTCATGTCAGAGGGAATTCCAgctgctgtgctgtgctgccGGTAGAGGAACCTGTCTATAACTGGAGAACAGTAATAAACAGTGCTGCAGACCtctattttgaaggaaatattcATCAATCTCTGCAGAACATCCCTGAAAACCAGCTAGTGCAACCTGCTGTTCTCCAGcaaaagggaggaaaaggcagGAAGAAGCTCCGACTGTTTGATTATCTTCATGAATCCTTGTGTAATCCTGAGATGGCATCTTGTATTCAGTGGGTAGATGAAAACAGAGGCATCTTTCAGTTcatatcaaaaaacaaagaaaaacttgcccaactttggggaaaaagaaaaggcaaccgGAAGACGATGACTTACCAGAAAATGGCCAGAGCACTGAGGAATTATGAAAGAACTGGGGAAATCACCAAAATCCGGAGAAAGCTGACTTACCAATTCAGTGAGGCCATTCTCCAAAGACTCTCTCCATCTTATTTCTTGGAAAAAGAGATCTTCTACTCACAGTATGTTCAACCTGATCAAGGACATCTCAGTTTAAATAACTGGAATGCaaattataattatacatatgCCAATTACCCAGAGCTAGGTCACCCTGATTGCTAA